A single window of Mugil cephalus isolate CIBA_MC_2020 chromosome 1, CIBA_Mcephalus_1.1, whole genome shotgun sequence DNA harbors:
- the LOC125016587 gene encoding lamin-A-like, with protein sequence MSSPPKPEQTQNSSSSDSQETLRDITVVVNENYKFICLENKSNQDKPLGGRQLKVQINNSEPITYTFDPSVKLKAGKSVTFCHPDCRLCHVALAYLMWEDLKSWESGDIVQASLQ encoded by the exons atgtcgtctcctcccaaacctgaacaaacacagaacagcagcagctcagacagtcaggagacgtTAAGAGACATCACTGTGGTGGTTAATGAAAACTACAAGTTTATCTGTCTGGAAAACAAGTCTAATCAg gacaaaccactgggaggacgtcagttaaaagtccagatcaacaatagtgaacccatcacatacacatttgatccatcaGTGAAACTCAAGGCTGGAAAGTCTGTTACT ttcTGCCATCCAGACTGTAGGTTGTGTCATGTTGCACTTGCTTACCTGATGTGGGAGGACCTGAAGTCCTGGGAGTCTGGAGACATAGTCCAGgcctctctgcagtga
- the LOC125016541 gene encoding lamin-A-like isoform X1 has translation METRNKEMEEIKDENSSSSVSQETSGDITVFVHPSCKYISLRNKSDQDKPLGGRQLKVQINNSEPITYTFDPSVKLKARDKVTIYHPDHKPRFAVSGYLVLKELKSWLPGDIVQVSLQ, from the exons atggagaccagaaacaaagagatggaggagataaaagatgag aacagcagcagctcagtcagtcaggagacgtcaggagacATCACTGTGTTTGTTCATCCCAGCTGCAAATATATCAGTCTGAGAAACAagtctgatcag gacaaaccactgggaggacgtcagttaaaagtccagatcaacaatagtgaacccatcacatacacatttgatccatcaGTGAAACTCAAGGCTAGAGACAAAgttact atatACCATCCAGACCATAAGCCTCGTTTTGCTGTCTCTGGTTACCTGGTGTTGAAGGAGCTGAAGTCCTGGTTGCCTGGAGACatagtccaggtctctctgcagtga
- the LOC125016541 gene encoding lamin-A-like isoform X2 produces MSSSSVSQETSGDITVFVHPSCKYISLRNKSDQDKPLGGRQLKVQINNSEPITYTFDPSVKLKARDKVTIYHPDHKPRFAVSGYLVLKELKSWLPGDIVQVSLQ; encoded by the exons atgag cagcagctcagtcagtcaggagacgtcaggagacATCACTGTGTTTGTTCATCCCAGCTGCAAATATATCAGTCTGAGAAACAagtctgatcag gacaaaccactgggaggacgtcagttaaaagtccagatcaacaatagtgaacccatcacatacacatttgatccatcaGTGAAACTCAAGGCTAGAGACAAAgttact atatACCATCCAGACCATAAGCCTCGTTTTGCTGTCTCTGGTTACCTGGTGTTGAAGGAGCTGAAGTCCTGGTTGCCTGGAGACatagtccaggtctctctgcagtga
- the LOC125016244 gene encoding lamin-A-like isoform X1, which yields MSWRRTKLLLPSLSGLFTQVNELKEEKKRLEKELKKTKDEKEKAKRLKEEEKKRERAGKEVETLKRKLEIESERIKREQTQNSSSSDSQETSGDITEFIDPNCDYIGLINWSDQDKPLGGRQLKVQINNRKPITYTFDPSMKLKAEKEVTLYRPGCGQHHPDTGDLVWEELKSWMPGNRVQASLQ from the exons atgag ttggagaagaacaaagctgctgcttccaagTCTATCTGGCCTTTTtactcaggtcaatgaactaaaggaggagaagaagaggctggagaaggagctgaagaagacaaaagatgag AAAGAAAAGGCGAAAaggctcaaagaggaggagaagaaaagagaaagagctgggaaagaagtggagacactgaagaggaaactggagattGAG tcagagagaatcaaacgtgaacaaacacagaacagcagcagctcagacagtcaggagacgtcaggagacATCACTGAGTTCATTGATCCCAACTGCGACTACATCGGTCTCATAAACTGgtctgatcag gacaaaccactgggaggacgtcagttaaaagtccagatcaacaatagaaaacccatcacatacacatttgatccatcaATGAAACTCAAGGCTGAAAAGGAAgttact ttataCCGTCCAGGCTGTGGTCAACATCATCCTGACACTGGTGACCTGGTGTGGGAGGAGCTGAAGTCCTGGATGCCTGGAAACAGAGTCCAGgcctctctgcagtga
- the LOC125016206 gene encoding butyrophilin-like protein 2, with protein sequence MDGLLLHFLPGTITGLVFCLLLTHYCKGQSESVDSLQPIVARVGDDVVLPCQIKPSVDVSASTLEWKRSNLYVLVWRNGADLKMQKDLSYRGRTSLFPDELKHGNVSLKLSDVKLSDKGTYRCYVVDMNREMFVELVVAPVSSPVISLSGVDRDRGGVVLQCESRGWYPEPEVLWLDTEGNLLSAGPPETVRGPDHLYTVSSRVTV encoded by the exons ATGGACGGTCTgctccttcacttcctgcccGGAACCATCACtggtttggttttctgtctcctcctgactcACTACTGTAAAG gacAGTCTGAGTCAGTGGATTCACTTCAACCAATTGTAGCAAGAGTTGGTGATGACGTTGTTCTACCGtgtcaaatcaaaccttcaGTGGACGTTTCTGCATCAACGTTGGAGTGGAAGAGGTCAAACCTCTACGTCCTGGTGTGGCGTAATGGTGCAGAccttaaaatgcaaaaagatctgtcctacagaggaagaacatctctgttccctgatgaactgaaacatggaaacGTTTCCCTGAAACTCTCTGACGTGAAGCTGTCTGATAAAGGAACGTACAGATGTTACGTTGTAGACATGaatagagagatgtttgttgagcttgttgttg ctcctgtctcctcacctgtcatcagtttatcaggggtggacagagacagaggaggagtggtgttacagtgtgaatccagaggctggtatccagagcctgaggtgttgtggctggacactgagggaaacctgctctctgctggacctccagagacagtcagaggtcctgatcacctctatactgtcagcagcagagtgactgtg